From a region of the Gammaproteobacteria bacterium genome:
- a CDS encoding hypothetical protein (Evidence 5 : Unknown function), producing MVVPSQFDLTKIKPISHYSRDLIENKPKIMRDYNSKLSPNCAKFNHRLAHTPVTSIPQTTYRGTQNFRVMNNYNIGMGIKK from the coding sequence ATGGTGGTTCCTAGCCAATTTGATTTAACTAAAATCAAGCCAATCTCTCATTATTCTCGGGATTTAATTGAAAATAAACCGAAAATAATGAGAGATTATAATTCGAAATTGAGCCCTAATTGTGCAAAATTCAATCACAGACTGGCACACACGCCAGTAACGTCTATTCCTCAAACAACATACAGAGGTACGCAAAATTTTCGCGTTATGAATAATTACAATATTGGGATGGGAATAAAGAAATGA
- the rpsK gene encoding 30S ribosomal subunit protein S11 has protein sequence MVKAVSRVRKRVKKNIVDGIAHVHASFNNTIITITDRQGNALAWATAGGSGFRGSRKSTPFAAQVAAEKVGIIVKEFGMKNVEVRVKGPGPGRESAVRALNAGGFKVISINDVTPIPHNGCRPPKKRRV, from the coding sequence ATGGTTAAAGCAGTCAGTCGCGTTCGTAAGCGCGTAAAAAAAAATATCGTGGATGGTATAGCCCATGTGCATGCCTCTTTCAATAACACAATTATTACTATCACTGATCGTCAAGGAAATGCATTAGCGTGGGCAACTGCGGGCGGTAGTGGTTTTCGTGGCTCACGCAAAAGTACACCTTTTGCTGCTCAAGTTGCTGCAGAAAAAGTAGGAATAATCGTGAAAGAATTTGGAATGAAAAATGTTGAAGTCAGGGTCAAAGGTCCTGGGCCAGGACGAGAATCCGCAGTACGTGCATTGAATGCTGGGGGATTTAAAGTAATCAGTATTAATGATGTGACTCCTATTCCCCATAATGGCTGTCGCCCCCCAAAGAAGCGACGAGTCTGA
- the rplQ gene encoding 50S ribosomal subunit protein L17: MRHRNSGRQLSRNSSHRHAMLKNMAGSLFENEIIRTTLPKAKELRRVVEPLITLAKIDSVAHRRLAFARLRNRGVVTKLFNELGPRYRERPGGYLRILKNGFRPGDMALMAIVELVDRPIKSA; encoded by the coding sequence ATGCGTCACCGTAATAGTGGTCGGCAATTAAGTCGTAACTCAAGTCATCGTCATGCGATGCTTAAAAATATGGCAGGTTCTTTGTTCGAGAATGAAATTATCCGTACCACACTACCAAAAGCTAAGGAGTTACGCAGAGTTGTTGAGCCTCTTATTACTCTAGCAAAAATTGATTCCGTCGCTCATCGGCGGCTGGCTTTTGCACGCCTGCGGAATCGTGGCGTCGTTACCAAGCTGTTTAATGAATTAGGGCCGCGCTATCGAGAGCGTCCAGGTGGTTATTTACGTATCCTCAAAAATGGTTTTCGTCCAGGAGACATGGCATTAATGGCTATCGTGGAACTCGTAGATCGGCCTATTAAAAGTGCATAA
- the rpsE gene encoding 30S ribosomal subunit protein S5 codes for MASYDVPKNNDGLQEKLVAVNRVAKVVKGGRQFSFSALTVVGDGKGRVGIGRGKAREVPAAIQKAMESARRDLRKVPINGQTLYYPITSEHGAARVYMQPASEGTGIIAGGAMRAVFDVVGIKDVLSKNMGSTNPINVVRATLKGLRMMLAPEIVAAKRGKTIEEILS; via the coding sequence ATGGCATCGTACGACGTTCCTAAGAACAATGATGGCTTACAAGAAAAATTGGTTGCTGTTAATCGTGTCGCTAAAGTTGTCAAAGGGGGGCGTCAATTTAGCTTTTCCGCTTTGACCGTGGTAGGTGATGGTAAGGGTCGTGTAGGTATCGGTAGAGGTAAAGCACGAGAAGTACCTGCGGCTATACAGAAAGCAATGGAAAGCGCGCGGCGTGATCTACGTAAAGTACCTATTAATGGTCAAACATTGTACTATCCTATAACTTCTGAACATGGTGCAGCACGAGTTTATATGCAACCTGCTTCCGAAGGAACAGGTATAATAGCGGGTGGTGCGATGCGTGCTGTTTTTGATGTGGTAGGAATTAAGGATGTTCTTTCTAAAAATATGGGATCCACAAATCCTATTAATGTGGTTCGTGCAACTCTTAAAGGATTACGTATGATGCTGGCTCCAGAAATAGTTGCAGCCAAGCGGGGAAAAACCATTGAAGAAATTTTGAGTTAA
- the rpsH gene encoding 30S ribosomal subunit protein S8: MSMTDPIADMLTQIRNGQALRKVAVTIPHSKLKQAIAELLKAEGYIQDVITQELKGKSALTITLKYFQNMPVIEQVRRASRPGLRIYKNCNELPKIMGGLGIAIISTPKGIMTDRAARSAGQGGEVLCHFF; this comes from the coding sequence ATGAGCATGACCGATCCTATCGCCGATATGCTAACACAGATTCGTAATGGTCAAGCGTTACGGAAGGTCGCGGTAACTATACCGCATTCTAAATTAAAACAGGCTATCGCTGAACTACTTAAAGCAGAAGGTTATATTCAGGATGTAATTACTCAAGAATTAAAAGGTAAATCAGCCTTAACTATTACTCTTAAATATTTCCAAAATATGCCAGTTATTGAACAAGTACGCAGGGCTAGTCGACCAGGATTACGTATCTATAAAAATTGTAATGAATTACCAAAAATTATGGGTGGATTAGGAATTGCTATTATTTCGACCCCAAAAGGAATTATGACTGATCGTGCGGCGCGTTCCGCAGGACAGGGTGGTGAAGTTTTGTGTCATTTCTTTTAA
- the rplX gene encoding 50S ribosomal subunit protein L24, whose product MNKIKKGDQVLIIAGKDKGKRGTVDRIITSKNRVVVEGINIAKRHTRGNPRKNINPAIVEKAMPLHVSNVMLYNSATCKGDHVGFRFLADGRKVRYFKSNNEII is encoded by the coding sequence ATGAATAAAATTAAGAAAGGTGATCAGGTTCTTATTATTGCTGGTAAAGACAAAGGAAAGCGTGGTACGGTTGATCGTATTATAACCAGTAAAAATCGTGTTGTAGTAGAAGGTATCAATATTGCTAAACGGCATACTCGTGGTAATCCGAGAAAAAATATAAATCCAGCAATTGTTGAAAAGGCAATGCCGCTTCATGTTTCTAATGTGATGCTATATAACTCTGCAACCTGTAAAGGAGATCATGTCGGATTTCGATTTTTGGCAGATGGACGTAAAGTGCGTTATTTTAAATCAAATAATGAAATTATATAA
- the rplP gene encoding 50S ribosomal subunit protein L16, protein MLQPKRTKFRKQQKLRNRGVATSANQVSFGAYGLKSLGWGQLTSRQIEAARRTVSRHVKRGGKLWIRIFPDKPITKKPLEVRMGNGKGGVEFWIAQVQPGRMLYEMEGVSEEIAREAFRLAAAKLPVQTIFVIRTVM, encoded by the coding sequence ATGTTGCAGCCCAAAAGAACTAAATTTCGCAAACAGCAAAAACTGCGTAATCGTGGTGTAGCTACAAGTGCAAATCAAGTAAGCTTTGGTGCTTACGGGCTTAAATCTTTGGGGTGGGGACAGCTCACTTCTCGTCAAATTGAAGCTGCTCGGCGTACAGTCAGTCGTCATGTCAAACGTGGTGGAAAGTTGTGGATTCGAATTTTTCCGGATAAACCTATTACCAAAAAACCTCTTGAAGTACGTATGGGTAATGGGAAAGGTGGCGTGGAATTCTGGATTGCACAAGTTCAGCCAGGGAGGATGCTTTATGAGATGGAAGGAGTAAGCGAAGAAATTGCTCGTGAGGCTTTTCGTTTAGCAGCGGCCAAACTGCCGGTACAAACTATTTTTGTTATTCGGACGGTGATGTGA
- the rpmC gene encoding 50S ribosomal subunit protein L29, with the protein MNASELRKKGADELNIELLALLREHFNLRMQRASNQQFTKNHQFKTVRRNIARVKTVLNEKTG; encoded by the coding sequence ATGAATGCCTCAGAATTGAGAAAAAAAGGTGCTGATGAGTTAAATATTGAACTTTTAGCTTTATTGCGAGAACATTTTAATCTTCGCATGCAGCGTGCATCAAATCAACAATTTACAAAAAATCATCAGTTCAAGACAGTACGCCGTAATATTGCCCGTGTCAAAACGGTGTTAAATGAAAAAACCGGGTAG
- the rpsN gene encoding 30S ribosomal subunit protein S14: MAKTCMANREKRRIQLVKKYAEKRADLKKRIIDLHLSDEERTKAAHQLWLLPRDSSAVRLHNRCRITGRPHGYYRKFGLARNKLREAAMRGDIPGLVKASW; this comes from the coding sequence ATGGCAAAGACCTGCATGGCGAATCGAGAAAAGCGTCGAATTCAGTTAGTTAAAAAATACGCTGAGAAGCGTGCCGATCTAAAAAAACGTATCATTGATCTTCATCTCAGTGACGAAGAACGTACTAAAGCTGCACATCAATTATGGTTGTTACCTCGAGACTCGAGTGCGGTACGACTGCATAATCGATGCCGAATTACTGGGCGTCCGCATGGTTATTATCGTAAATTCGGTTTAGCACGTAATAAATTACGTGAAGCTGCAATGCGTGGTGATATTCCTGGATTGGTTAAGGCAAGTTGGTAG
- the rplO gene encoding 50S ribosomal subunit protein L15 produces MRMNTLKPAQGSKFTPKRLGRGIGSGFGKTSGRGHKGQKARAGGYHKVGFEGGQMPLQRRLPKFGFLSLTSNDVAEVRLYQLGQFNKQIVDLAILKSAGIVSRTVKKAKVIVRGTLEYPITLKGVGVSSGARSAIEAVGGSVED; encoded by the coding sequence ATGAGAATGAATACTCTCAAACCCGCTCAAGGCTCCAAGTTCACACCTAAGCGTTTAGGACGCGGCATTGGATCTGGTTTTGGTAAAACATCAGGGCGTGGTCACAAGGGCCAAAAAGCCCGGGCGGGTGGTTATCATAAGGTCGGTTTTGAGGGAGGACAGATGCCATTACAACGGCGTTTACCTAAATTTGGATTTCTATCATTGACATCTAATGATGTAGCTGAGGTTCGTTTATATCAACTTGGACAGTTTAATAAACAAATTGTTGATTTAGCCATTCTTAAGTCAGCGGGAATCGTATCTCGTACTGTAAAAAAAGCTAAAGTTATCGTTCGTGGAACTTTAGAGTATCCAATTACGCTTAAGGGTGTGGGAGTAAGTTCAGGTGCACGATCGGCAATTGAAGCAGTGGGTGGCTCCGTTGAGGATTGA
- the rpsQ gene encoding 30S ribosomal subunit protein S17, giving the protein MSEYAEKITRKVIGRVISNKMDKTITVLVERQVKHPLYQKYMLRSTKYHAHDENNICQEGDVVSIEQCRPLAKTKSWRLAEIMEKLI; this is encoded by the coding sequence ATGAGTGAGTATGCGGAAAAAATTACGCGTAAGGTAATCGGTCGAGTAATTAGTAACAAAATGGATAAAACCATTACTGTATTGGTAGAACGTCAAGTTAAACATCCTCTTTATCAAAAGTACATGCTTCGATCCACAAAGTATCATGCACATGACGAAAACAATATTTGTCAAGAAGGTGATGTGGTATCCATTGAACAATGTCGTCCTTTGGCTAAAACTAAAAGTTGGCGTTTAGCAGAAATTATGGAAAAATTAATTTAA
- the rplR gene encoding 50S ribosomal subunit protein L18 — MDKKSARLRRALRTRIKIREMCATRLCIHRTPRHIYAQVITSRGNHVLVSASTVDPILKLSLLYTGNIKAAAAVGRLVAERALAVGITNVAFDRSGFQYHGRVKALADAAREQGLKF, encoded by the coding sequence ATGGATAAAAAAAGTGCTAGATTGCGGCGTGCATTACGGACTCGCATCAAAATTCGTGAAATGTGTGCTACACGTTTATGTATTCATCGTACTCCACGCCATATTTATGCGCAGGTGATTACTTCTAGAGGTAATCATGTGTTAGTGTCTGCTTCAACTGTGGATCCGATCTTAAAGTTGAGTTTACTTTATACTGGTAATATTAAAGCAGCAGCAGCGGTAGGTCGATTAGTAGCAGAACGGGCACTAGCTGTGGGGATTACCAATGTTGCCTTTGATCGTAGTGGTTTTCAGTATCATGGAAGGGTTAAAGCACTAGCTGATGCCGCTCGTGAGCAAGGTTTGAAATTTTAA
- the rplN gene encoding 50S ribosomal subunit protein L14, producing the protein MIQMQTILDAADNSGARRVMCIKVLGGSKRHYAGIGDIIKVSIKEAIPRGKVKKGDVYDAVVVRTRKGVRRPDGSLIRFDGNAAVLLNNQLQPIGTRIFGPVTRELRSERFMKIVSLAPEVL; encoded by the coding sequence ATGATTCAGATGCAGACTATTCTTGATGCAGCGGATAATAGTGGCGCACGTAGGGTGATGTGTATCAAGGTTTTAGGGGGATCAAAACGGCATTATGCTGGAATTGGAGATATTATTAAAGTAAGTATTAAGGAAGCAATCCCACGAGGTAAAGTAAAAAAAGGTGATGTATATGATGCTGTAGTAGTTCGTACTCGTAAAGGAGTACGAAGACCAGATGGATCATTAATTCGTTTTGATGGTAATGCTGCTGTATTATTGAATAATCAACTCCAACCAATTGGTACCCGTATTTTTGGTCCAGTTACTCGTGAATTACGTAGCGAACGTTTTATGAAGATAGTTTCGCTTGCGCCAGAAGTATTGTGA
- the rpmD gene encoding 50S ribosomal subunit protein L30 produces MVKKTVKITLIRSRYGRLPSHRATLIGLGLRRINQTVILEDTPSVKGMICKISYLLRVEESCS; encoded by the coding sequence ATGGTCAAAAAAACCGTAAAAATAACATTAATTCGTAGTCGTTATGGTCGATTACCATCGCATCGAGCTACACTGATTGGCTTAGGACTTCGTCGTATTAATCAAACAGTCATACTTGAAGATACTCCATCCGTGAAGGGAATGATTTGCAAAATTTCTTATTTACTTCGTGTTGAGGAGTCATGTTCATGA
- the secY gene encoding Sec translocon subunit SecY — MNTNLAGGVGRFTELKQRLLFLLGALVVFRIGAHIPVPGIDPLALAELFRSQKGTILDMFNMFSGGALRRLTVFALGIMPYISASIILQLLTVVHPKLEQLKKEGESGRRKITQYTRYGTVILASVQAVGVAIALESQIAGGYPVVVEAGWGFRFIATISLVTGTLFLMWLGEQVTERGIGNGISMIIFGGIVAGLPAAIGSTLELARTGEMHALLVLFLLAIAVAVTGFVVFVEKGQRRITVNYAKRQQGRRLYAGQTSHLPLKLNMAGVIPPIFASSIILFPATLGGWFGQAEGMEWLHDISSTLSPGQPIYVLTYAIAIVFFSFFYTALVFDPKETAENLKKSGAFIPGFRPGEQTARYIDQVMSRLTIAGAIYITVVCLLPEFLILNWNVPFYFGGTSLLIIVVVVMDFMAQIQAHIMSHQYDGLLKKNFKASGRTGTGLVR, encoded by the coding sequence ATGAATACAAATCTGGCTGGAGGAGTAGGCAGATTCACTGAACTTAAGCAACGCCTTTTGTTTCTTCTTGGAGCATTAGTAGTATTCAGGATTGGAGCGCATATTCCAGTGCCTGGGATTGATCCTTTAGCATTAGCGGAGTTATTTCGATCTCAGAAGGGCACTATTTTGGATATGTTCAATATGTTCTCGGGAGGAGCTTTACGACGCTTAACAGTATTTGCATTAGGAATCATGCCTTATATATCGGCATCCATTATTTTGCAGCTTCTCACAGTAGTACATCCAAAGTTGGAACAACTGAAGAAAGAAGGTGAATCAGGTAGACGTAAAATTACTCAATACACTCGTTATGGAACGGTCATTCTGGCAAGTGTTCAAGCAGTGGGTGTTGCTATTGCCTTGGAAAGTCAAATTGCAGGCGGATATCCTGTAGTAGTAGAAGCAGGTTGGGGATTTCGTTTTATTGCGACTATATCACTTGTAACAGGAACTCTTTTTTTAATGTGGTTAGGCGAACAGGTTACTGAACGTGGTATAGGTAACGGTATTTCGATGATTATTTTTGGAGGCATTGTAGCAGGTCTACCAGCAGCAATAGGTAGCACTTTAGAATTGGCTCGTACTGGTGAGATGCATGCATTATTGGTGTTATTTTTACTCGCCATTGCTGTGGCGGTAACTGGGTTTGTTGTTTTTGTTGAAAAGGGTCAACGTCGCATTACAGTTAATTACGCCAAGCGTCAACAAGGCAGACGTCTATATGCAGGTCAAACTAGTCATCTTCCGCTTAAATTGAATATGGCGGGAGTTATTCCACCTATTTTCGCATCATCCATTATTTTATTTCCAGCAACGTTGGGTGGATGGTTCGGTCAAGCGGAAGGAATGGAATGGTTACATGACATTTCCTCTACATTATCGCCTGGACAACCAATTTATGTTTTAACTTATGCGATTGCTATTGTATTTTTCTCTTTTTTTTATACAGCATTAGTGTTTGATCCAAAAGAAACAGCAGAAAATTTAAAAAAATCGGGTGCTTTCATTCCAGGATTTAGACCTGGCGAGCAAACTGCACGTTATATTGATCAGGTAATGTCACGCTTAACTATCGCAGGAGCAATCTACATTACGGTTGTCTGCTTGTTACCGGAATTCTTAATCTTGAACTGGAATGTTCCATTTTATTTTGGTGGTACTTCATTGTTAATTATTGTAGTGGTAGTCATGGATTTTATGGCACAGATCCAGGCACACATTATGTCTCACCAATATGATGGTTTGTTGAAAAAAAATTTCAAGGCTAGCGGTCGAACTGGAACTGGGTTGGTTCGTTGA
- the rpsM gene encoding 30S ribosomal subunit protein S13: MARIAGINIPAQKHTIIGLQAIYGIGASHARVICAATGIRPERKVVDLSEAEIDALRMEVSKYTVEGDLRREISMSIKRLMDLGCYRGLRHRRGLPVRGQRTRTNARTRKGPRKPIKK, translated from the coding sequence ATGGCCCGCATTGCTGGTATTAACATTCCGGCTCAAAAGCATACAATAATTGGCCTTCAGGCTATTTATGGCATCGGAGCGAGCCATGCTAGGGTAATCTGTGCCGCGACGGGTATTCGACCAGAGCGCAAGGTTGTTGATTTAAGTGAAGCTGAAATCGACGCTCTGCGGATGGAAGTAAGCAAGTATACCGTCGAAGGAGATCTCAGGCGTGAGATATCAATGAGTATTAAACGACTTATGGACCTTGGTTGCTATCGAGGGTTGCGTCATCGACGTGGTTTGCCAGTGCGTGGCCAGCGTACTAGAACAAATGCCCGTACTCGTAAAGGACCTCGCAAGCCCATTAAAAAATAA
- the rplF gene encoding 50S ribosomal subunit protein L6 gives MSFLLMVDSMSRIAKKPVALPAGVQIGIDSKRVRVKGPKGEIQLDLFPQVQIIQQGNMLHIIPLTTDADQHAGTTRALLFNMVKGVTIGFQRKLELVGVGYRAQAQGAKLNLTLGYSHPLIFNVPEGIKIETPSSTEILINGVSRQLVGQVAANIRSYRPPEPYKGKGVKYSDEVIVRKEAKKK, from the coding sequence GTGTCATTTCTTTTAATGGTTGATTCTATGTCTAGAATAGCGAAGAAACCCGTTGCTCTTCCTGCGGGAGTACAAATAGGTATTGATAGCAAACGAGTGCGTGTTAAAGGGCCAAAAGGTGAGATTCAGCTTGATTTATTTCCTCAGGTTCAAATAATACAACAAGGCAATATGTTACATATAATTCCCTTAACCACGGATGCTGATCAGCATGCTGGTACAACACGAGCATTACTCTTCAATATGGTTAAAGGGGTAACAATTGGTTTTCAGCGTAAGCTTGAATTAGTCGGTGTAGGATATCGTGCTCAGGCGCAAGGTGCCAAACTTAATTTGACTTTGGGCTACTCACATCCGTTGATTTTTAATGTTCCTGAAGGAATTAAGATCGAAACTCCATCATCTACTGAAATTTTGATCAATGGTGTTAGCCGTCAATTAGTAGGACAGGTAGCGGCGAATATTCGATCCTATAGACCACCAGAACCCTACAAGGGAAAAGGCGTCAAATATTCAGATGAAGTTATTGTCCGTAAAGAAGCTAAGAAAAAATAG
- the rpsD gene encoding 30S ribosomal subunit protein S4 has product MAKYIGSKCRHCRREGEKLFLKGEKCFTAKCAVEVRPFPPGQHGQRRSRLSDYAGQLREKQKIRRIYGVLEQQFHLYYEEADRKKGSTGENLLKSLESRLDSVVHHMGFGASRSEARQLVRHNTIVVNGQRVNIPSYQVRPNDIIAVVDKAKEHLRIKAALEMAVQRGIPSWIEVDANKMQGIFKRLPERSDLPATISEQMVVELYSK; this is encoded by the coding sequence ATGGCAAAGTATATCGGATCGAAATGTCGTCATTGTCGTCGTGAGGGAGAAAAGCTCTTTCTTAAAGGTGAAAAGTGCTTTACTGCAAAGTGTGCAGTGGAAGTACGTCCATTTCCACCTGGCCAACACGGTCAACGCCGTTCCCGACTTTCTGATTATGCCGGACAGCTACGTGAAAAGCAGAAGATTCGTCGTATCTATGGTGTCTTGGAGCAGCAATTCCACCTTTATTATGAAGAAGCTGATCGAAAAAAGGGTTCAACCGGCGAAAATTTACTTAAATCATTGGAGTCACGACTTGATAGTGTAGTTCATCACATGGGGTTTGGTGCTTCGCGCTCTGAGGCGCGTCAGCTTGTGCGTCATAATACCATTGTTGTCAATGGTCAACGTGTCAATATTCCATCTTACCAAGTTCGTCCTAACGATATAATTGCCGTGGTGGATAAAGCAAAAGAACATCTGCGTATCAAAGCAGCTCTGGAAATGGCTGTTCAGCGCGGTATTCCCTCATGGATAGAAGTCGATGCCAACAAAATGCAAGGTATTTTCAAAAGATTGCCCGAACGTAGCGATTTACCCGCTACGATCAGCGAGCAAATGGTTGTTGAGTTGTATTCCAAATAA
- the rplE gene encoding 50S ribosomal subunit protein L5, with translation MSRLKNYYRQVVIPKLMDRFSYKSVMQVPHLAKITLNMGVGEAVFDKKILENALADLARISGQKPVVTKARKSVANFKVREGWPIGCKVTLRQERMYEFFDRLVNVSIPRMRDFRGISPRSFDGRGNFSLGIKEQIIFPEIDYDKIDRLRGLDITITTTASSDEEGRELLQAFNFPFRT, from the coding sequence ATGTCTCGATTAAAAAATTATTACCGCCAAGTTGTTATTCCAAAACTTATGGATCGGTTTAGTTACAAAAGTGTTATGCAGGTGCCGCATCTTGCTAAGATTACTCTTAACATGGGAGTAGGTGAAGCAGTTTTTGATAAAAAAATTCTGGAAAATGCGCTTGCTGATTTAGCTAGAATCTCTGGTCAAAAACCAGTAGTGACTAAGGCACGTAAATCTGTCGCTAATTTTAAGGTTCGTGAAGGATGGCCTATTGGGTGTAAAGTTACACTGCGTCAAGAAAGAATGTACGAATTTTTTGATCGCCTGGTGAATGTTTCTATTCCACGAATGCGTGATTTCCGTGGTATCAGTCCTCGTTCATTCGATGGTAGAGGTAATTTTAGTCTAGGAATAAAGGAACAAATTATTTTTCCAGAAATTGATTACGATAAAATTGATCGATTGAGAGGATTAGATATTACAATCACTACCACAGCTTCCTCTGATGAGGAAGGGCGTGAGTTATTACAAGCATTTAATTTTCCTTTCCGGACATGA
- the rpoA gene encoding RNA polymerase subunit alpha yields the protein MGLQMQSAVADLKPRLGLVKVQAVSPFRAQVIVEPLERGFGHTLGNSLRRILLSSIPGAAVVEAEIEGVLHDYTTKEGVQEDIIDILLNLKGLAIRMVGDHIESYMTLTKKGPGQVLAGDFQYEPDLEIFNPTHVIANLTKDGELTMRLKVRRGRGYQPALVRQPGEEEQRSIEKLLLDASFSPIRRVTYNVESARVEQRTNLDRLVLDLETNGTVDPEETIRIAATILQEQLAVFVELQGKEEFMNQPRGIDVNPLLLRPVDDLELTVRSANCLKAENIFLIGDLIQRTEVELLKTPNLGKKSLTEIKDVLVSKGLSLGMKLENWPVPSMYRNNNEEKLN from the coding sequence ATGGGCCTCCAAATGCAGAGTGCGGTAGCGGATCTTAAGCCTCGCCTGGGCCTAGTTAAAGTCCAGGCCGTAAGTCCGTTTCGGGCGCAAGTGATAGTTGAACCTCTTGAGCGTGGTTTCGGTCATACTTTAGGAAATTCATTGCGGAGAATTCTTCTTTCATCAATTCCCGGAGCAGCGGTGGTAGAAGCTGAAATTGAGGGTGTACTTCATGATTACACTACTAAAGAAGGTGTTCAAGAGGATATCATCGATATTTTACTCAATCTTAAAGGTTTAGCCATTCGTATGGTTGGAGACCATATCGAGTCCTACATGACGTTAACTAAAAAAGGTCCAGGTCAAGTATTGGCAGGGGATTTTCAATATGAACCAGATTTAGAAATTTTTAATCCTACCCATGTCATTGCTAATCTTACTAAAGATGGCGAGCTTACCATGAGGCTCAAGGTACGTCGCGGGCGTGGCTATCAACCAGCATTGGTACGACAACCAGGCGAAGAAGAACAGAGATCCATTGAAAAACTTTTACTTGATGCATCTTTCAGTCCCATTCGTCGTGTAACTTATAACGTCGAAAGCGCCCGTGTTGAACAAAGAACTAACCTAGATCGGCTGGTTCTTGATTTAGAGACTAATGGCACGGTTGATCCCGAGGAAACCATCAGGATTGCTGCTACCATTCTTCAGGAGCAACTTGCGGTATTCGTGGAGCTTCAAGGTAAAGAAGAATTCATGAACCAGCCGCGTGGGATTGATGTTAATCCACTCCTGCTGCGTCCTGTAGATGATTTAGAACTTACAGTACGTTCAGCTAATTGTTTAAAAGCCGAAAATATTTTCCTGATTGGCGATTTAATTCAACGTACCGAGGTTGAGTTGCTCAAAACACCTAATTTAGGAAAAAAATCGCTTACCGAAATTAAAGATGTGCTAGTTTCTAAAGGGTTATCGTTGGGTATGAAGCTAGAAAATTGGCCAGTGCCAAGCATGTATCGTAATAATAATGAAGAAAAGTTAAATTAA